One window from the genome of Spirosoma rhododendri encodes:
- a CDS encoding alpha-N-acetylglucosaminidase, with protein sequence MPLRLSLLLITLFITRLASAQSATPGLDEKATYALIKRVLPSHAQYFTIASLPKDGDKDAFELESQGGKIVLRGNNGVSVASALKHYLNEYAHCDISWNGTNLNLPSPLPVVPKKVHKTTPYQYRYYLNYCTFNYTMSWWDWPRWQQEIDWMALNGINLPLAITGQNSIWDRVYKSMGLTDKDLASFYSGPTFFNWFWMGNIDGWGGPLPQSFMERHEALQKQILARERELGMTPILPAFTGHVPPAFKDKFPKANVKRTNWDAGFDDVFILDPEDPLFPEIGRRFIQEEIKTFGTDHLYTADTFNENIPPTNDSTFLAQAGNKVYQAMASVDPKAVWIMQGWLFVYQAKFWQQPQIRALLSGVPDDKMLILDLWSETKPAWRDTKAYYGKPWLWCMLQNFGGNIGMFGRMENVANDPANALHDPNAGKLRGIGLTPEGIEQNPALFALMLENVWRDQPIQLGSWLNDYAHRRYGKVNSDAEAAWQILRKTVYNGGMTEGTPESIISARPTFAKDGHRTLTTLNYNPTDLLPAWDHFLKATDALQTSDGFRYDLVDVTRQVLANHANALQQQCARDYEAKDAKALALHSRQFLALIDDMDRLLATRPDFLLGRWLESAKAWGQTPAEKALYEQNARDLITLWGDKNSPLHDYSNRQWSGLLHSFYKPRWTQFFDKAQASLKTGQPLDLTAFDQQMRDWEWNWVNSREPYPTTTTGSSVEIAKALYKQYRPVVVAK encoded by the coding sequence ATGCCCCTACGATTATCCCTACTCCTAATCACCCTCTTCATCACCCGCCTGGCTTCGGCTCAATCGGCGACGCCGGGGCTGGATGAGAAGGCTACCTACGCGCTCATCAAACGGGTGTTGCCCAGCCACGCCCAGTATTTCACGATTGCGTCGTTGCCCAAAGACGGCGATAAAGATGCGTTCGAACTGGAAAGTCAGGGTGGAAAAATCGTGCTGCGGGGTAATAATGGCGTATCGGTGGCGAGTGCGCTCAAGCACTACCTCAACGAGTACGCCCACTGCGACATCAGCTGGAACGGCACCAACCTGAACCTGCCCAGCCCCCTACCGGTAGTGCCGAAAAAGGTGCACAAAACCACGCCCTATCAGTACCGCTACTACCTCAACTACTGCACGTTTAACTACACCATGAGCTGGTGGGACTGGCCCCGCTGGCAGCAGGAAATCGACTGGATGGCGCTCAACGGCATCAACCTGCCGCTAGCCATTACCGGTCAAAATTCGATCTGGGATCGGGTCTACAAAAGCATGGGGCTGACCGATAAAGACCTGGCCAGTTTCTACAGCGGACCGACCTTTTTCAACTGGTTCTGGATGGGCAACATCGACGGCTGGGGTGGCCCGCTGCCACAGTCGTTTATGGAGCGGCACGAAGCGTTGCAGAAGCAAATTCTGGCCCGCGAACGCGAACTCGGCATGACGCCCATTCTACCTGCCTTCACAGGTCACGTACCACCCGCGTTCAAAGACAAATTTCCGAAAGCCAACGTGAAGCGCACCAATTGGGACGCTGGTTTCGACGATGTCTTTATCCTCGACCCCGAAGACCCGCTGTTCCCCGAAATTGGCCGGCGATTTATTCAGGAGGAGATCAAAACGTTTGGTACCGATCACCTGTACACCGCCGATACGTTCAACGAAAACATTCCGCCGACCAACGACTCGACGTTTCTGGCGCAGGCAGGCAACAAGGTGTATCAGGCCATGGCATCGGTCGACCCGAAGGCGGTCTGGATCATGCAGGGCTGGCTATTCGTGTATCAGGCCAAGTTCTGGCAGCAACCCCAGATTCGCGCCCTGCTCAGTGGCGTCCCCGACGACAAGATGCTGATTCTGGACTTGTGGAGCGAAACCAAACCCGCCTGGCGCGACACGAAAGCGTACTACGGCAAACCGTGGCTGTGGTGTATGCTGCAAAATTTCGGCGGCAACATCGGTATGTTCGGTCGAATGGAAAACGTCGCCAACGACCCGGCGAATGCCCTCCATGACCCTAATGCAGGCAAACTGCGCGGTATTGGCCTGACGCCCGAAGGCATCGAACAGAACCCCGCCCTGTTTGCGCTGATGCTCGAAAACGTCTGGCGCGATCAGCCTATTCAGCTCGGTAGCTGGCTCAACGACTACGCCCACCGACGCTATGGCAAGGTAAATTCCGACGCGGAAGCAGCCTGGCAGATTCTTCGCAAGACGGTGTACAATGGCGGCATGACCGAAGGTACGCCCGAATCGATCATCTCCGCCCGGCCGACCTTCGCCAAAGACGGTCACCGCACGCTGACGACGCTAAACTATAACCCAACCGACCTGCTCCCCGCCTGGGATCATTTCCTAAAAGCTACCGATGCGCTCCAAACCAGTGATGGCTTCCGCTATGACCTGGTCGACGTTACCCGGCAGGTGCTGGCCAACCACGCCAACGCGCTTCAGCAGCAGTGCGCCCGTGATTATGAAGCGAAAGACGCGAAAGCATTAGCGCTGCACAGCCGTCAGTTTTTGGCCCTAATCGACGACATGGATCGGCTGCTGGCTACCCGCCCCGACTTCCTGCTGGGCCGCTGGCTGGAATCGGCCAAAGCGTGGGGACAAACGCCCGCCGAGAAAGCCCTGTACGAGCAGAACGCCCGCGACCTCATCACCCTCTGGGGCGACAAAAACAGCCCGTTGCACGACTACTCGAACCGGCAATGGTCGGGCCTGCTGCACAGTTTCTACAAACCCCGCTGGACGCAGTTTTTCGACAAAGCACAGGCTTCGCTAAAAACCGGCCAGCCCCTCGACCTGACGGCCTTCGATCAGCAAATGCGCGACTGGGAATGGAACTGGGTCAACAGCCGCGAACCGTACCCAACCACAACCACCGGTAGCTCTGTCGAGATCGCCAAAGCCTTGTACAAACAGTACCGGCCGGTGGTAGTAGCTAAGTAG
- a CDS encoding acyltransferase family protein, with protein sequence MANTGTRFLSLDVFRGMTVCFMIIVNTPGSGSDSFGPLNHAKWHGFTPTDLVFPSFLFVVGNAMSFAMQKYHALGTGAVLTKIAKRTALIFLLGYLMYWFPFFKLSSTGDVLPFPFSDTRVWGVLQRIAVCYGIASLLVYFFPFRTVAALSVLFLVGYWGLMLVFGDAANPLTPTGNAVLRLDRFMLGESHLYHSHGLIFDPEGLLSTLPAIVNVVIGYYAGRFVQNNGKGYESIAKLLLTGALFLFLAYAWDLVFPINKKLWTSSFVLLTTGLDLLIMGALIYAVEVREWNWNNWTRFFVIPGKNPLFIYLLSEVLAIILYMIPVGPKTSAFDAINKALFQSVAPGPIGSLLFALCFMLLCWATGWWLDRRRIYIRV encoded by the coding sequence ATGGCCAATACCGGTACACGCTTTCTGTCGCTCGATGTTTTTCGGGGCATGACGGTCTGCTTCATGATTATCGTCAACACGCCCGGCAGCGGGTCCGATTCGTTCGGGCCGCTCAACCACGCGAAATGGCACGGCTTCACCCCCACCGACCTGGTATTTCCGTCGTTTCTGTTTGTCGTCGGCAACGCGATGAGCTTCGCCATGCAGAAGTACCACGCGCTGGGTACCGGGGCCGTCCTGACGAAAATCGCCAAACGCACGGCGCTGATTTTTCTGCTGGGCTACCTGATGTACTGGTTCCCGTTTTTCAAACTCAGCTCGACCGGCGACGTTTTGCCGTTCCCGTTCAGTGACACGCGCGTTTGGGGCGTTTTGCAGCGCATTGCGGTCTGCTACGGTATCGCGTCGCTACTGGTATACTTCTTTCCGTTCCGAACAGTGGCCGCACTAAGCGTACTGTTTCTGGTTGGCTACTGGGGGCTGATGCTAGTGTTCGGTGATGCCGCCAACCCGCTGACACCTACCGGCAACGCCGTTTTGCGACTCGACCGGTTCATGCTCGGTGAATCCCACCTGTACCACAGCCACGGCCTTATTTTCGACCCGGAAGGACTACTCAGCACCCTGCCCGCTATCGTGAACGTGGTGATCGGCTACTACGCCGGGCGGTTCGTGCAAAACAATGGTAAAGGCTACGAAAGCATCGCCAAACTGCTGCTGACGGGCGCGTTATTTCTGTTCCTTGCCTACGCCTGGGACCTCGTGTTTCCGATCAATAAAAAGCTGTGGACCAGCTCGTTTGTGCTGCTCACCACTGGCCTCGACCTACTGATCATGGGAGCCCTGATCTACGCCGTCGAGGTGCGCGAGTGGAACTGGAACAACTGGACACGCTTTTTCGTGATTCCCGGCAAAAATCCACTATTCATTTACCTGTTGTCGGAAGTACTGGCGATTATCCTGTACATGATCCCGGTTGGGCCAAAAACCAGCGCGTTCGACGCTATCAACAAAGCCCTGTTTCAGTCGGTAGCCCCCGGCCCCATCGGCTCGCTGCTATTCGCCCTCTGCTTCATGCTTCTTTGCTGGGCAACCGGCTGGTGGCTCGACCGTCGTCGCATCTACATCCGCGTTTAG
- a CDS encoding alkaline phosphatase: MIKLALTGLLLTLTYAGWAQTRPAYSPAQAHAHNDYEHTIPFWQAYDQQFGSIEADIYARNGQLYVAHDSADISDSRTLNVLYIQPIVGKVRANKGKAYADAPYGLQWLIDLKTPAAQSLSLLVQQLAAYPDVFGQNGPVRVVVSGNTPKPEQFAQYPTWLQFDGRPGITYTPEQLAHVGLISQAFPMYTRWNGKGLIVKKERDRIQAVIEQVHQQGKKIRFWATPDNVNTWKALMNLGVDYINTDNLAGLGRFLSTRRSAEYQEAHQPHAIYQPTYRNNDNRSRVKNVILLIGDGMGLTQIYAGLTGNRGDLNLAHMLNIGFSKTSAADTYITDSAAGGTAMATGEKTNNRAIGVDATGKAIPAIPVNIKPWGMSSGVISSGAITDATPAAFYAHQPDRMFEREIAADFLQSPVSILIGGSYRHFDEQKVLDTLRQRGFQTSHTFADLSKLRAPFVLLDDSAVVAMNKGRADFLVPSLHKATQELSRNPAGFFIMAEGAQIDYGGHANNVGYVVQEMQDFDRAIGEAMKFADSNGETLVIVTADHETGGLSLLDGDIKRGYVDGNFSTNDHSAVMVPVFAYGPHSLDFRGVYENTEIFHRIMTVLGKYHGK, encoded by the coding sequence ATGATAAAACTAGCTTTAACAGGTCTGCTGCTGACCCTGACGTATGCAGGCTGGGCGCAAACCCGGCCCGCTTACTCGCCCGCGCAGGCTCACGCCCACAACGATTACGAACACACCATCCCCTTTTGGCAGGCGTACGATCAGCAGTTTGGCTCCATCGAAGCTGACATCTATGCCCGCAATGGGCAACTCTACGTCGCCCACGACTCGGCCGACATTAGCGACAGCCGCACACTGAACGTACTCTACATTCAGCCCATTGTCGGGAAAGTACGCGCTAACAAAGGCAAAGCCTACGCCGACGCGCCCTACGGCCTGCAATGGCTGATCGACCTTAAAACCCCGGCCGCTCAATCGCTTTCGTTGCTGGTTCAGCAGCTTGCTGCGTACCCGGACGTCTTTGGCCAAAACGGACCGGTGCGGGTAGTCGTCAGTGGCAATACGCCCAAGCCTGAGCAGTTTGCGCAGTACCCCACCTGGCTACAGTTCGACGGCCGACCCGGTATTACCTATACGCCCGAACAACTTGCCCACGTGGGTCTGATTAGTCAGGCATTTCCAATGTACACCCGCTGGAACGGCAAAGGACTGATCGTGAAGAAAGAGCGCGACCGGATTCAGGCCGTTATCGAGCAGGTCCATCAGCAGGGTAAGAAAATCCGGTTCTGGGCCACGCCCGACAACGTCAACACCTGGAAGGCCCTGATGAACCTAGGCGTCGATTACATCAATACCGACAACCTGGCGGGGCTGGGTCGGTTTCTGAGTACCCGGCGGTCGGCAGAGTATCAGGAAGCGCATCAGCCACACGCTATCTACCAGCCGACCTATCGTAACAACGACAACCGCAGCCGGGTCAAAAACGTAATTCTGCTGATCGGCGATGGCATGGGCCTGACACAAATTTACGCGGGACTGACTGGAAACCGGGGCGACCTGAACCTGGCTCACATGCTGAACATCGGTTTCTCGAAAACCAGCGCGGCCGACACTTACATCACCGACTCCGCAGCCGGTGGTACCGCTATGGCGACGGGCGAAAAAACCAATAACCGCGCAATAGGCGTCGACGCAACGGGTAAGGCAATTCCCGCCATTCCGGTCAACATCAAACCCTGGGGTATGAGCAGTGGCGTCATCTCGTCGGGGGCCATTACCGACGCGACACCCGCTGCCTTCTACGCGCATCAGCCCGACCGGATGTTCGAGCGCGAAATTGCCGCCGACTTTCTCCAGAGCCCCGTTTCTATTCTAATCGGGGGCAGCTATCGGCACTTCGACGAGCAGAAGGTACTCGATACGCTCCGGCAGCGCGGCTTCCAGACCAGCCACACCTTCGCCGATCTGAGCAAGCTACGCGCCCCCTTCGTCCTGCTCGACGATTCGGCCGTCGTGGCGATGAATAAAGGGCGGGCCGACTTTCTGGTACCGTCGCTTCACAAGGCAACGCAGGAACTGAGCCGCAATCCGGCGGGCTTTTTCATCATGGCCGAGGGCGCGCAGATCGATTACGGCGGGCACGCCAACAACGTCGGCTATGTGGTGCAGGAGATGCAGGATTTCGACCGGGCCATCGGCGAAGCGATGAAGTTTGCCGACAGCAACGGCGAAACACTCGTCATTGTCACCGCCGACCATGAAACGGGAGGCCTGAGTCTGCTCGACGGCGACATCAAACGCGGTTACGTCGACGGCAACTTCAGCACCAATGACCACTCAGCCGTTATGGTCCCGGTTTTCGCTTACGGCCCACACTCGCTCGATTTTCGGGGTGTCTACGAGAACACGGAAATCTTCCACCGGATTATGACGGTGTTGGGGAAGTATCACGGGAAGTAG
- a CDS encoding alpha-L-fucosidase, with protein sequence MATLKKLIVTLFLTGYAFSSFAQIAPDALREWRDQKYSMFIHFGGIYSVLGGVWNDKPVTVGLSEQIQAHAGIYSDTYAKVARRFNPTRWNADSIAALAKRAGMRSIVITSKHHDGFCMFKTATTDFNVVDATPYKRDIIRELSDACRHNGTSFGLYFSLIDWHYPQASPISSHNSDPITPEHHDYNKRQITELLTNYGPISELWFDMGSMSEAQSREMRDLVHKLQPNCLIGSRIGNDMGDFTVMGDNQEPDYTIGVPWQSPASFFDETWGYRSWQKRVPEADKEHEKLTSLIQVVSRGGKYLLNIGPKGDGSVVPYERDVLLQIGQWLAKNGEAIYGASADPFYQSFAWGSITSKPGKLYLHVMSQPVGNQLALPGLSGTVKQVSVLGEPGVKLTTVRGKDGLGINLPAGFASGKTIRVIAIEFTNGYRVRPYNPIALTDTTRLTHANSYKHYSNSGVDYNARFQSTIAESWNLQVEQGGPYRPLLLFSDEEKGQSIDLTINGTTQTVKLSGDSPAELDVDPTTLTWGPLYKLGPVESGIEGTPGKGTVIDLKKPVQGQSWQAMTDWKNGPIYTLPADLTTAYFVTQTITAPTDRRVLVRITSGDGVLVMLNGQTLLLRNNPTKAAEQRDVVLLPLKKGVNQLLVKTFNNFQKTTPIGIDYSIPQLLYQQDLRPVTLPVGTSSVQWQTHDPASPHRTLVLPNLSLRLLR encoded by the coding sequence ATGGCTACGCTGAAAAAACTCATCGTTACTCTTTTCCTGACTGGTTACGCCTTCTCCAGCTTTGCCCAGATTGCCCCCGACGCCCTGCGCGAATGGCGCGATCAGAAATACTCGATGTTCATTCACTTCGGCGGCATCTACTCCGTGCTGGGCGGTGTCTGGAACGACAAGCCCGTGACGGTGGGGCTGAGCGAACAGATTCAGGCCCACGCCGGTATCTACAGCGACACCTACGCAAAGGTCGCCCGGCGGTTCAACCCGACGCGCTGGAACGCCGACTCAATTGCCGCCCTTGCCAAACGCGCCGGGATGCGGTCGATTGTCATCACCAGCAAGCACCACGACGGTTTCTGCATGTTCAAAACGGCCACGACCGATTTCAACGTGGTCGATGCGACACCGTACAAACGCGACATTATCCGTGAACTGAGCGACGCCTGCCGACACAACGGCACCAGTTTCGGCCTGTATTTTTCGCTCATCGACTGGCACTACCCGCAGGCATCGCCCATTTCGAGCCACAACTCCGACCCCATCACGCCCGAACACCACGACTACAACAAACGCCAGATCACCGAACTGCTGACCAACTACGGCCCGATCTCGGAACTGTGGTTCGACATGGGGTCGATGAGCGAAGCGCAGAGTCGCGAAATGCGCGACCTCGTGCACAAACTGCAACCCAACTGCCTGATCGGCAGCCGTATCGGCAACGACATGGGCGACTTTACGGTGATGGGCGACAATCAGGAACCCGACTACACGATTGGCGTGCCGTGGCAGTCGCCCGCGTCGTTTTTCGACGAAACCTGGGGCTATCGCTCGTGGCAGAAACGCGTACCGGAAGCCGACAAAGAGCACGAGAAGCTGACGAGCCTGATTCAAGTTGTGAGCCGGGGCGGGAAATATCTGCTCAACATCGGCCCCAAAGGCGACGGTTCGGTGGTACCCTACGAACGCGACGTGTTGTTGCAGATCGGCCAATGGCTGGCGAAAAATGGGGAAGCCATCTACGGCGCATCGGCGGATCCCTTTTACCAGTCGTTTGCGTGGGGCAGCATCACCAGCAAGCCGGGCAAATTATATTTGCACGTGATGAGTCAGCCAGTCGGGAATCAGCTTGCCCTGCCGGGGCTAAGCGGTACGGTCAAGCAGGTATCGGTGCTGGGCGAACCGGGCGTCAAACTCACAACTGTTCGCGGGAAAGACGGGCTGGGCATCAACCTGCCCGCCGGTTTCGCATCGGGCAAAACCATTCGTGTTATAGCCATCGAGTTTACCAATGGCTACCGGGTACGGCCCTACAACCCCATTGCGCTTACCGACACGACCCGGTTGACCCACGCGAATTCGTACAAACACTACAGCAATTCGGGCGTCGACTACAATGCGCGCTTCCAGAGTACTATCGCCGAATCGTGGAATCTACAGGTTGAGCAGGGTGGCCCCTACCGCCCACTGCTGCTGTTCTCCGACGAAGAAAAAGGACAATCCATCGACCTGACCATCAACGGTACGACACAGACGGTCAAACTGTCGGGCGACAGTCCCGCCGAACTTGATGTTGATCCAACCACACTGACGTGGGGGCCGCTCTACAAACTCGGTCCCGTTGAGTCGGGTATCGAGGGTACACCCGGCAAAGGCACCGTAATCGACCTTAAGAAACCCGTACAAGGTCAATCGTGGCAAGCTATGACCGACTGGAAAAACGGCCCCATCTACACCCTCCCCGCCGACCTGACCACCGCTTATTTCGTCACCCAAACCATCACCGCCCCCACCGACCGACGGGTATTGGTTCGTATCACGAGTGGCGACGGTGTACTGGTCATGCTCAACGGGCAAACCCTGCTGTTGCGCAACAACCCGACGAAAGCAGCGGAGCAGCGCGACGTGGTGTTGCTGCCGTTGAAAAAAGGAGTCAATCAACTGCTGGTAAAGACGTTCAACAATTTCCAGAAAACAACGCCTATCGGTATCGATTACAGCATTCCGCAACTGCTCTACCAACAGGATCTGCGCCCGGTGACACTGCCGGTTGGCACATCGTCGGTTCAGTGGCAAACCCACGATCCCGCATCGCCCCATCGCACGCTTGTCCTGCCCAATTTGTCGTTACGCTTATTGCGGTAG